In Mytilus galloprovincialis chromosome 1, xbMytGall1.hap1.1, whole genome shotgun sequence, the following are encoded in one genomic region:
- the LOC143052558 gene encoding uncharacterized protein LOC143052558 gives MRMPPKLQLFKMHRRDRQSPVKVPKDFPNKYSITLNNCAKALSGEDLSSLKLILQCNWLITVKDLENIHNSFELMSFLDKRSFVTDTNLDFLRSCFNSIPRIDLISKYIDGYTPSNNSCTERPDMLPLLNWQPSSAHGSASSSQENFTEAKECLDGATAADCMMDLMEDEESDFIPDSQDSLTDDDKIKLTL, from the exons ATGAG aatgCCACCAAAACTTCAACTATTTAAAATGCATCGTCGAGACAGACAATCACCTGTGAAAGTCCCTAAGGATTTTCCTAATAAGTATTCAATTACTTTAAATAATTGTGCAAAAGCACTCTCTGGAGAGGATTTGTCATCTCTGAAACTAATTTTACAATGTAACTGGCTTATTACAGTAAAAGATCTTGAAAACATACACAATTCTTTTGAATTGATGTCTTTCTTAGACAAAAGAAGTTTTGTAACAGATACTAATTTAGACTTCTTAAGAAGTTGTTTTAACTCCATCCCTAGAATTGATTTGATAAGTAAGTATATAGATGGATATACACCTTCCAACAACAGCTGCACTGAAAGACCCGATATGCTACCTTTATTGAATTGGCAGCCTTCAAGTGCACATGGTAGTGCTTCAAGTTCTCAGGAGAACTTCACAGAAGCAAAAGAATGTTTGGATGGTGCCACAGCAGCTGACTGCATGATGGACTTGATGGAGGATGAGGAAAGTGACTTTATCCCTGATTCACAGGATAGCTTGACAGATgatgacaaaataaaattgaccTT gTAA